From the Vicinamibacteria bacterium genome, one window contains:
- a CDS encoding glycoside hydrolase family 97 protein: MKLAVPESVIRWRGVLIGVLLVSANGSVQAAAPQSLSSPDGRLEVRIEAGDRLRWSLLLRGQPQLQDATLSLTVDQETLGLAPRLSAARRQSVEHEIEVPVPRRAARLRERYNELRLEMRGGYAVIFRAYDEGVAYRFETALPASAVKVRSEEVGLRFAGEGQAYYPQEESFFSHNERHYLRLPLKDIAETQIASLPAVVELAGGIKIALAESDVEDYPGLWLRGTKGNGLAGTFPPYPLEERLERDRDYRVTKAAEYIALTRGHRRYPWRVFGLAEKDEDLLTNSLVYLLARPSAIGDTSWIRPGKVAWDWWNANNLYGVDFKAGLNTETYKYYIDFASHYGIEYVILDEGWYPLGDLLKVVPTIDMETLLAYAKERNVGLILWVVWKTLDDQFEAVLDKFEKWGVKGLKIDFMQRDDQKLMNFYERTCREAAKRKLLVDFHGAIRPALMTRTWPNLLTTEGVLGLEHSKWSANSDPQHAVTLPFTRLFAGPMDYTPGAMRNAARKSFVPVFDQPMSLGTRCQQLAMYVVYESPLQMLADTPSSYLRESEIMEFLGPVPTVWEETRVLAAKMGSYVAVARRRGRDWWVGAMTDESARDLELDLSFLPPGRFGLDSYQDGVNAGHWASDYKRVKGEVDRTTTLKVGLAEGGGFAARLSPLP, from the coding sequence ATGAAGCTTGCGGTTCCAGAGTCGGTCATTCGCTGGCGGGGAGTTCTCATCGGCGTGCTCTTGGTCTCGGCGAACGGGAGCGTTCAGGCGGCCGCCCCCCAAAGCCTAAGCTCGCCGGACGGCCGTCTTGAAGTTCGCATCGAGGCGGGCGACCGTCTGCGTTGGAGCCTCCTCCTCCGGGGCCAGCCCCAGCTCCAGGACGCCACTCTGTCTCTCACCGTTGATCAAGAGACGTTGGGCCTGGCCCCCCGGCTGAGCGCGGCCAGGCGGCAGAGCGTCGAGCACGAGATCGAAGTCCCCGTGCCCCGGCGGGCCGCCCGGCTGCGGGAGCGGTACAACGAACTGCGCCTGGAAATGCGCGGCGGCTACGCGGTCATCTTCCGAGCCTACGATGAGGGGGTCGCCTACCGTTTTGAGACCGCGCTGCCCGCTTCCGCAGTGAAGGTCCGCTCCGAGGAAGTGGGCCTCCGCTTTGCCGGAGAGGGCCAGGCTTATTACCCCCAGGAGGAGAGCTTCTTCTCCCACAACGAGAGGCACTATCTCCGCCTTCCCCTGAAGGACATCGCGGAGACGCAGATTGCCTCCCTGCCCGCCGTGGTGGAGCTCGCGGGGGGGATCAAGATCGCGCTCGCGGAGTCGGACGTCGAGGACTATCCGGGTCTCTGGCTGCGCGGCACCAAGGGGAATGGCCTCGCGGGAACGTTCCCGCCCTACCCGCTCGAGGAGAGGCTGGAGCGGGACCGCGACTACCGGGTGACCAAAGCCGCCGAGTACATCGCCCTCACCCGCGGCCACCGCCGCTATCCCTGGCGTGTCTTCGGCCTTGCGGAGAAGGACGAGGATCTCCTCACCAACTCCCTTGTCTACCTGCTGGCTCGGCCCTCTGCGATCGGTGACACCTCCTGGATCCGCCCCGGCAAGGTGGCCTGGGACTGGTGGAACGCGAACAATCTCTACGGCGTGGACTTCAAGGCCGGCCTCAACACCGAGACCTACAAGTACTACATCGACTTCGCCTCCCACTACGGCATCGAGTACGTGATCCTGGACGAAGGCTGGTACCCCCTGGGTGACCTGCTGAAGGTGGTACCCACCATAGACATGGAGACCCTTCTGGCCTACGCCAAGGAGAGAAACGTTGGCCTGATCCTGTGGGTGGTGTGGAAGACGCTCGACGACCAATTCGAGGCCGTCCTCGACAAGTTCGAGAAGTGGGGCGTCAAAGGGCTGAAGATCGATTTCATGCAGCGGGACGACCAGAAGCTGATGAACTTCTACGAGCGCACCTGTCGGGAGGCCGCGAAGCGGAAGCTGCTGGTCGACTTTCACGGGGCGATCAGGCCCGCCTTAATGACCCGCACCTGGCCGAACCTGCTGACCACGGAGGGGGTACTCGGTCTGGAACACTCCAAATGGAGCGCGAACTCGGATCCCCAGCACGCGGTCACCCTGCCTTTCACCCGCCTCTTCGCGGGCCCCATGGACTACACGCCGGGGGCCATGCGCAATGCCGCCCGGAAGAGCTTCGTGCCTGTCTTCGACCAGCCCATGAGCCTCGGCACCCGCTGCCAGCAGCTCGCCATGTACGTCGTGTACGAGAGCCCCCTGCAGATGCTGGCGGACACGCCCTCCAGCTACCTGCGCGAGTCGGAGATCATGGAGTTCCTGGGACCGGTCCCCACCGTCTGGGAGGAGACGCGGGTCCTGGCCGCGAAAATGGGCAGCTACGTGGCCGTGGCTCGGCGCCGAGGGCGCGACTGGTGGGTCGGCGCCATGACCGACGAGAGCGCGCGCGACCTGGAGCTGGACCTCTCGTTTCTCCCCCCCGGGCGCTTCGGACTGGACTCCTACCAAGACGGCGTGAACGCCGGCCATTGGGCGAGCGACTACAAGCGCGTGAAGGGGGAAGTGGACCGGACCACCACGCTCAAGGTCGGGCTCGCGGAGGGCGGGGGGTTCGCGGCGCGGCTGTCTCCACTTCCCTGA
- a CDS encoding UDP-glucose--hexose-1-phosphate uridylyltransferase — MRPEVLDVIGPHRRYNPLLEEWVLCSPQRLSRPWEGRVEATRESPLPPYDPECYLCPRNLRASGERNPDYTATHVFDNDFPALLPSASPETLDEDGLLVARPGRGLCRVLCFSPRHDLTLGEMEVGAIRSVVDAWAEEVARLGGRDFIQYVQVFENKGAMMGCSNPHPHCQVWATGHVPQIPARKTATQRGYLEAQGRDLLGAYLERERSHGERIVWGNDHWTLLVPFWAVWPFETMLLPSRRVPDLPSLLPPERDALAEALKELNRRYDALFGTAFPYSMGWHGRPSDGGEHPYWRLHGVYFPPLLRSATVRKFLVGYEMTAEPQRDLTPEEAAERLRNL, encoded by the coding sequence GTGCGCCCCGAGGTCCTGGATGTGATCGGCCCGCATCGCCGCTACAACCCGTTGCTGGAGGAGTGGGTGCTGTGCTCGCCGCAGCGCCTCTCGCGGCCGTGGGAGGGAAGGGTGGAGGCGACGCGGGAAAGCCCTCTGCCCCCCTACGACCCGGAGTGCTATCTCTGCCCGCGCAACCTGCGGGCGAGCGGCGAGCGCAACCCCGACTACACCGCGACCCACGTCTTCGACAACGATTTCCCGGCGCTACTTCCGAGCGCCTCCCCGGAGACCCTGGACGAGGACGGGTTGCTGGTGGCGCGCCCAGGGCGCGGCCTCTGCCGCGTGCTTTGTTTTTCCCCCCGGCACGATCTCACCCTCGGCGAGATGGAGGTTGGCGCGATCCGCTCGGTCGTGGACGCCTGGGCGGAGGAGGTGGCCAGGCTCGGCGGGCGCGACTTCATCCAGTACGTCCAGGTCTTCGAGAACAAGGGCGCCATGATGGGCTGCTCCAACCCGCACCCGCACTGCCAGGTTTGGGCCACGGGGCACGTGCCCCAGATCCCGGCCCGCAAGACGGCCACCCAGCGCGGGTACCTCGAGGCCCAGGGCCGCGATCTACTCGGGGCCTATCTGGAACGCGAGCGGAGCCACGGGGAGCGCATCGTCTGGGGCAACGACCACTGGACCCTTCTCGTGCCCTTCTGGGCGGTGTGGCCGTTCGAGACCATGCTCCTCCCGAGCCGGCGGGTGCCGGACCTGCCGTCGCTCCTTCCCCCCGAGCGCGATGCCCTCGCGGAGGCGCTCAAGGAGCTGAACCGGCGCTACGACGCTCTCTTCGGGACCGCCTTCCCCTACTCCATGGGCTGGCACGGCCGACCCAGCGATGGGGGCGAGCATCCGTACTGGCGCCTCCATGGCGTCTACTTCCCGCCCCTCCTGCGCTCGGCCACGGTGCGGAAGTTCCTGGTCGGGTACGAGATGACGGCGGAACCCCAGCGTGACCTGACCCCGGAGGAGGCGGCCGAGCGGCTGCGCAACCTCTAG
- a CDS encoding sodium:solute symporter family protein, producing MTGIKLALVDHVILGLYFAFVLGIGWALRRHQKTSEDFFLSGRSIPAWIAGLAFLSANLGAQEVIGMAASGAKYGIATSHFYWVGAIPAMVFVGVFMMPFYYGSRARSVPEYLKLRFDEKTRGLNAVSFATMTVFSSGISMYALARLLEIVLGWDFNFSVWISALIVLLYIYLGGLTSAIYNEVLQFFLIVLGFLPLVFLGLKDVGGWAGLDSRLARVAVANGFAPGAWSQSWSHLTTPQANPMGVEWFGLVMGLGFVLSFGYWCTDFLVVQRAMAARSLSAARRTPLIAAVPKMLFPFLVILPGMIAIALTFTGDSGFALPRKGEGFDYDLAMPMMLAHYFPPGLLGLGLTALMASFMSGMAGNVTAFNTVWTYDIYQGYIRRQASDVHLLWVGRMATVFGVLLSVATAYLATRFNNIMDFLQLVFAFVNAPLFATFLLGMFWKRATGHGAFFGLLLGTLAAALHHGLTLPAHAMAGIKGGWLGAYGAYPSEMAQNFWTAICAWTTCFALTIVISLMTRPTKSEAELKGLVYALTPRAEDEHVAFWKRPEGLGVVILLLAILLNAVFW from the coding sequence ATGACGGGGATTAAGCTCGCCCTCGTCGACCACGTCATCCTCGGCCTCTACTTCGCCTTCGTGCTCGGGATTGGCTGGGCGCTGAGGCGCCACCAGAAGACGAGCGAGGACTTCTTCCTCTCCGGGCGTTCGATCCCGGCCTGGATCGCGGGCCTGGCCTTCCTCTCCGCCAACCTGGGCGCCCAGGAGGTCATCGGCATGGCCGCCTCCGGGGCCAAGTACGGCATCGCCACCAGCCACTTCTACTGGGTGGGGGCGATCCCGGCCATGGTGTTCGTGGGTGTCTTCATGATGCCCTTCTACTATGGCTCGCGGGCGCGCTCCGTGCCCGAGTATCTGAAGCTGCGCTTCGACGAGAAGACGCGGGGGCTCAACGCGGTCTCCTTCGCCACCATGACCGTCTTCTCCTCGGGGATCTCGATGTACGCGCTGGCCCGCTTGCTGGAGATCGTGCTCGGCTGGGACTTCAACTTCAGCGTCTGGATCTCGGCTTTGATCGTGCTCCTCTACATCTACCTGGGGGGCCTCACCTCCGCCATCTACAACGAGGTGCTCCAGTTCTTCTTGATCGTCCTGGGCTTCCTCCCCCTCGTCTTCCTGGGCCTCAAGGACGTGGGGGGCTGGGCCGGGCTCGACTCCCGCCTGGCCCGGGTCGCGGTCGCGAACGGCTTCGCCCCCGGGGCCTGGAGCCAGTCCTGGTCGCACCTGACAACTCCGCAGGCGAATCCCATGGGCGTCGAGTGGTTCGGCCTCGTGATGGGGCTCGGCTTCGTGCTCTCCTTCGGCTACTGGTGCACCGACTTCTTGGTCGTCCAGCGGGCCATGGCCGCGCGATCGCTCTCCGCGGCCCGCCGGACCCCGCTCATCGCCGCCGTCCCGAAGATGCTCTTTCCCTTCCTCGTGATCCTGCCCGGCATGATCGCGATCGCCCTCACCTTCACGGGGGACAGCGGATTCGCCCTCCCCCGCAAGGGCGAGGGGTTCGACTACGACCTCGCCATGCCCATGATGCTGGCCCACTACTTCCCGCCCGGGCTCCTGGGGCTGGGCCTGACCGCCCTCATGGCCTCTTTCATGTCGGGGATGGCGGGCAACGTCACCGCCTTCAACACCGTGTGGACCTACGACATCTACCAGGGCTATATCCGCCGCCAGGCTTCCGATGTCCACTTGCTCTGGGTCGGGCGCATGGCCACCGTGTTCGGGGTGCTCCTGAGCGTGGCCACTGCCTACCTCGCCACCCGCTTCAACAACATCATGGACTTCCTGCAGCTCGTGTTCGCCTTCGTCAACGCCCCCCTCTTCGCGACTTTCCTGCTCGGCATGTTCTGGAAGCGGGCCACCGGGCACGGCGCCTTCTTTGGGCTGCTCCTGGGCACCCTGGCCGCCGCCCTCCACCATGGCTTGACCCTCCCTGCGCACGCGATGGCGGGAATCAAGGGCGGCTGGCTCGGCGCCTATGGCGCCTACCCCAGCGAGATGGCCCAGAACTTCTGGACCGCGATCTGCGCGTGGACGACCTGTTTCGCCCTGACCATCGTCATCTCCCTCATGACCCGCCCCACCAAGAGCGAAGCCGAGCTGAAGGGGCTCGTCTACGCCCTCACCCCCCGGGCCGAGGACGAGCACGTTGCCTTCTGGAAGCGGCCGGAGGGGCTGGGCGTCGTCATCCTCCTCCTCGCCATCCTGCTCAACGCCGTCTTCTGGTAG
- the galK gene encoding galactokinase yields MSLPPEVGEAFALRFGGRPAWLARAPGRVNLVGEHTDYNEGFVLPMAIDRAAWIAFRPRPDGRVHLLSLEFDQATEFDLEGLSKTGPAWAEYVKGVAWSLGEEGHSLRGFDGVLGGDVPMGAGLSSSAAVELAAARALAASSALPWEPRPMALVAQRAENAWVGMKCGIMDQLASAAAVAGSALLIDCRSLATTPVPLPPAAAVVVLDTSTRRALVDSAYNERRAQCEEAARGLGVKALRDVTAEQLARSEVALEATVLRRARHVVAENARTLAAAEAMRRGDAATLGRLLNASHQSLREDFEVSSPALEAMVACAQSDAAAYGARLTGAGFGGCAIALVRGEEAEAFSARVSAAFRERTGLTPQAYVCRPAGGASLEALA; encoded by the coding sequence GTGAGCCTGCCCCCGGAGGTCGGGGAGGCCTTCGCGCTTCGTTTTGGCGGGCGGCCCGCTTGGCTCGCCCGGGCCCCCGGCCGCGTGAACCTCGTGGGCGAGCACACCGACTACAACGAGGGCTTCGTGCTCCCCATGGCCATCGACCGCGCGGCCTGGATCGCCTTCCGGCCCCGCCCCGACGGGCGCGTGCACCTTCTCTCCCTGGAGTTCGACCAGGCCACCGAGTTCGATCTGGAGGGGCTCTCCAAGACGGGCCCCGCCTGGGCCGAGTACGTGAAGGGCGTCGCCTGGTCGCTGGGCGAGGAGGGGCATTCCCTGCGCGGGTTCGACGGCGTGCTCGGGGGCGACGTGCCCATGGGGGCGGGGCTCTCCTCGTCCGCCGCCGTCGAGCTCGCGGCGGCCCGCGCCCTCGCCGCCAGCAGCGCCCTCCCGTGGGAGCCGAGGCCGATGGCGCTGGTGGCCCAGCGAGCCGAGAACGCCTGGGTGGGGATGAAGTGCGGGATCATGGACCAGCTCGCATCCGCGGCCGCGGTCGCGGGCTCCGCCCTCCTCATCGACTGCCGATCCCTGGCCACGACCCCGGTGCCGCTGCCCCCGGCGGCAGCGGTGGTCGTCCTCGACACCTCGACGCGCCGGGCCCTCGTGGACTCGGCCTACAACGAGCGGCGCGCCCAGTGCGAGGAGGCGGCGCGGGGCCTCGGGGTGAAGGCCCTGCGCGATGTGACCGCCGAGCAGCTGGCCCGATCGGAGGTCGCGCTCGAGGCCACGGTCCTTCGGCGGGCCCGGCACGTGGTGGCCGAGAACGCGCGCACGCTGGCCGCGGCGGAGGCCATGCGGCGCGGGGACGCCGCCACCCTGGGCCGGCTCCTCAACGCCAGCCACCAGAGCCTGCGCGAGGACTTCGAGGTCTCGAGCCCGGCTCTGGAGGCGATGGTCGCCTGCGCCCAAAGCGACGCCGCGGCCTACGGGGCCCGCCTGACGGGGGCCGGTTTCGGGGGCTGCGCGATCGCCCTGGTGCGGGGGGAGGAAGCCGAAGCCTTCTCGGCTCGGGTCTCGGCGGCCTTCCGGGAGCGCACCGGCCTCACGCCCCAGGCCTACGTCTGCCGGCCGGCCGGGGGCGCTTCCCTCGAGGCCCTCGCCTAA
- a CDS encoding GDSL-type esterase/lipase family protein, which produces MGRLALVAALAAIPSGPAAAGSIPCGAARPGLELISNAEGLVIAPDGTIYFSQPFVGPNTQYLGRYRPPYDQPPETQWVDMGGTNALGIALDPQRKVLYAGSRTLKKLLRVTLTDPPTLRPLADVEGGINGVTLGEDGAVYYSDQDGGHLYRVDPEGAKTRVTASPITEPNGIAFGPDGKLYVVSWATTEVTRLDLANGVETGRVLFATLPQVKGDGIAFDARGRVYATASSTLYEISPDGKEVHPLGRTAGANIEFGAGALACTDMYIAGVGQGIRRFQHDTAGLDVPWHRPAPSPPSPPPAPPVIAFPGQYASSPPDWRFPVWPSGCRRFPGEEKACLEFVALDYGRLSRYAAANAALGPPRPREARVVFFGDSITDNWSKAGYGGFFPGKPYLNRGIGGQSTSQMLLRFRADVIGVKPKVVVILAGTNDIAGNSGPVALDVVEQNLSNMAELAREHNIRVVLASLLPVSDDKRDQRGAPILRTKDRPPESLRALNAWMTAYASATGGVYLDYFSSMADSNGAFKPELNDDGLHPNAAGYAVMAPRAEKAISEALARR; this is translated from the coding sequence ATGGGAAGACTCGCACTCGTGGCCGCTCTCGCCGCCATTCCCTCGGGCCCGGCCGCGGCGGGGAGCATCCCTTGTGGAGCCGCTCGACCCGGCCTGGAGCTGATCTCCAACGCGGAGGGGCTGGTCATCGCCCCCGACGGCACCATCTATTTCTCGCAGCCCTTCGTGGGCCCGAACACGCAATACCTGGGCCGCTACCGCCCCCCCTATGACCAGCCCCCGGAGACGCAGTGGGTGGACATGGGGGGCACCAATGCGCTCGGGATCGCCCTCGATCCCCAACGCAAGGTACTCTACGCGGGCTCGCGGACCCTGAAGAAGCTGCTCCGCGTGACCCTGACCGACCCCCCCACCCTGCGGCCCCTCGCCGACGTCGAGGGGGGCATCAACGGGGTCACCCTGGGCGAAGACGGGGCGGTGTACTACAGCGATCAGGACGGCGGCCATCTCTACCGGGTGGACCCCGAGGGGGCGAAGACCCGCGTGACGGCCAGCCCGATCACGGAGCCCAACGGGATCGCGTTCGGCCCCGACGGCAAGCTCTACGTGGTGTCCTGGGCGACCACCGAGGTGACGCGCCTGGACCTTGCGAACGGCGTCGAAACGGGCCGCGTGCTGTTCGCCACCCTTCCCCAGGTGAAGGGGGACGGGATCGCGTTTGACGCCCGGGGCCGCGTCTACGCGACGGCCTCCTCGACCCTCTACGAGATCAGCCCCGACGGCAAGGAGGTCCATCCGCTCGGCCGCACCGCGGGCGCGAACATAGAGTTCGGGGCGGGGGCCCTCGCCTGCACGGACATGTACATCGCCGGTGTCGGGCAGGGGATCCGCCGGTTCCAGCACGACACGGCGGGCCTCGACGTTCCGTGGCACCGCCCGGCTCCCTCCCCCCCCTCCCCCCCGCCGGCCCCGCCCGTCATCGCCTTTCCCGGCCAGTACGCTTCCTCGCCCCCGGACTGGAGGTTCCCCGTGTGGCCTTCCGGGTGTCGCCGCTTTCCCGGGGAAGAGAAGGCCTGCCTCGAGTTCGTGGCCCTCGACTACGGCCGGCTCTCCCGCTACGCCGCCGCCAACGCCGCCCTCGGCCCGCCCCGCCCCCGGGAGGCCAGGGTCGTCTTCTTCGGGGACTCCATTACCGACAACTGGTCCAAGGCGGGCTACGGGGGCTTCTTCCCCGGCAAGCCCTACCTGAATCGGGGGATCGGCGGCCAATCCACGTCGCAGATGCTGCTCCGCTTCCGGGCCGACGTGATCGGGGTCAAGCCCAAGGTGGTCGTGATCCTGGCCGGGACCAACGACATCGCCGGGAACTCGGGTCCGGTCGCGCTCGACGTCGTCGAGCAGAACTTGTCCAACATGGCGGAGCTGGCGCGGGAGCACAACATCCGGGTCGTGCTCGCCTCCCTCCTGCCCGTGTCCGACGACAAGCGGGACCAGAGGGGCGCTCCCATCCTGCGCACCAAGGACCGGCCGCCGGAGAGTCTGCGCGCGCTCAACGCGTGGATGACCGCCTACGCCTCCGCGACGGGGGGGGTGTACCTCGACTATTTCTCGTCCATGGCGGACTCCAACGGGGCCTTCAAGCCGGAGCTGAACGACGACGGCCTCCATCCGAACGCGGCGGGCTACGCGGTGATGGCGCCGCGGGCGGAGAAGGCAATCTCGGAAGCCCTGGCCCGCCGCTGA